The following proteins are encoded in a genomic region of Blastococcus colisei:
- a CDS encoding phosphotransferase family protein: protein MTAPDGLLDAVAAATAADGQAWFPDCGTPLSAVRLISAETRARCFLYRVELSSSDATRSIMVKVRHSDPNLRRLHLWEDRPVLAPVRTMDDESTARMEYQGLQLIEDALRDERDDRFGVLRPLAWLPGHAAMVTDLVEHPTLRTVLLGTTRLRLGARVRLGADPWRNAGAWLRLFHDHRSALPLTPRAETATHVGDLFRQFADFLLDRMPDRPLLRELSASGPDLAAWALPAELPLATCHGDFVANNMFTSPNGRITVFDPLPMWRAPVYQDIATLLVGLRALPVQAITQGMALPREAVARYEAAFLSGYFGTDPVPSTAVPAFQLLVLLDKWSALVSRRIRHGTVRPRVREARIRIASRHYHEETRRLLRTLERRHAAGGQGRGA from the coding sequence ATGACCGCCCCCGACGGTTTGCTCGACGCCGTGGCGGCCGCGACAGCGGCCGATGGCCAGGCGTGGTTCCCGGACTGCGGCACACCGCTCTCCGCCGTGCGGCTGATCAGTGCCGAGACCCGGGCGCGCTGCTTCCTCTACCGGGTCGAGCTGTCCAGCTCGGACGCGACCCGATCGATCATGGTCAAGGTGCGGCACTCGGACCCGAACCTGCGCCGACTGCACCTGTGGGAGGACCGTCCGGTCCTGGCGCCGGTGCGCACGATGGACGACGAGTCCACTGCCCGGATGGAGTACCAGGGGCTGCAGCTGATCGAAGACGCCCTGCGGGACGAGCGCGACGATCGATTCGGTGTCCTGCGACCGCTGGCATGGCTGCCCGGGCACGCGGCCATGGTGACCGACCTCGTCGAGCACCCGACGCTCAGGACGGTGCTCCTGGGGACGACCCGGCTGCGCCTCGGGGCCAGAGTTCGACTGGGAGCCGATCCCTGGCGCAATGCCGGCGCCTGGCTGCGCCTCTTCCACGACCACCGCAGTGCGTTGCCGCTGACACCTCGCGCGGAGACCGCCACGCACGTGGGTGACCTGTTTCGCCAGTTCGCGGACTTCCTGCTCGACCGGATGCCGGACCGCCCCCTTCTCCGGGAGCTCAGCGCGTCAGGACCCGACCTCGCGGCCTGGGCCCTCCCTGCCGAGCTCCCCCTGGCGACGTGCCACGGCGACTTCGTGGCGAACAACATGTTCACGTCGCCGAACGGCCGCATCACGGTGTTCGATCCCCTGCCGATGTGGCGGGCTCCCGTGTACCAGGACATCGCCACTCTCCTGGTCGGGCTCCGGGCGCTGCCCGTACAGGCGATCACGCAGGGCATGGCGCTCCCCCGGGAGGCGGTCGCCCGATATGAGGCGGCTTTCCTGAGCGGGTACTTCGGAACCGACCCGGTCCCGTCCACCGCGGTGCCGGCCTTCCAACTGCTGGTCCTGCTGGACAAGTGGTCCGCGCTCGTCAGCCGACGGATCCGGCACGGAACGGTGAGGCCGCGGGTGCGCGAGGCCCGGATCCGGATAGCCTCGCGCCACTACCACGAGGAGACCCGCCGCCTGCTCCGCACGCTCGAGAGGCGCCATGCCGCGGGTGGACAGGGTCGCGGCGCCTGA
- a CDS encoding polysaccharide deacetylase family protein → MTILCYHSLHPTWESPLAVRPDAFAGQAAWLRRNRRVMPLRDALPQLDARGRLPRGHAALTFDDGFAELHTHALPVLMRGRLPATVFLVAQTLTPAGRPVDWVDTAGPEPLSTLTPDQVLEMRDAGVDFQSHSWAHHDLTQLSEAECVRDLRDSRELLSELLGVPVPLLAYPRGRHSPHVRRAAARAGYTHAFALPERAEDVDEYAVPRIGVYRNNGPLTVRLKATRPYARVRTSDIGAGNVRRVKRMAERLRLQRR, encoded by the coding sequence ATGACGATCCTGTGCTACCACTCGCTGCATCCGACGTGGGAGTCGCCGCTCGCCGTGCGGCCGGACGCGTTCGCGGGACAGGCCGCCTGGCTGCGCAGGAACCGGCGGGTGATGCCTCTTCGCGACGCGCTGCCGCAGCTGGATGCCCGTGGCCGGCTGCCCCGCGGCCACGCGGCGTTGACCTTCGACGACGGGTTCGCCGAACTCCACACGCATGCGCTCCCGGTGCTGATGAGGGGCAGATTGCCGGCGACGGTCTTCCTCGTCGCTCAGACCCTCACACCTGCCGGTCGACCGGTCGACTGGGTGGACACGGCGGGTCCCGAGCCGCTCTCCACCCTGACGCCGGACCAGGTGCTGGAGATGCGCGACGCCGGAGTGGACTTCCAGTCGCACAGCTGGGCCCACCACGACCTCACGCAGCTCTCCGAGGCCGAATGCGTGCGCGATCTGCGTGACAGTCGGGAACTGCTGTCCGAGCTGCTCGGCGTCCCGGTCCCGCTGCTGGCCTATCCCCGGGGCCGGCACAGTCCGCACGTCCGCAGGGCCGCGGCGCGGGCCGGCTACACGCACGCCTTCGCGCTGCCCGAACGGGCCGAAGACGTGGACGAGTACGCCGTGCCCCGGATCGGCGTCTACCGCAACAACGGTCCGCTCACCGTCCGCCTCAAGGCGACGCGGCCCTACGCGCGGGTCCGGACCTCCGACATCGGGGCCGGGAACGTCCGGCGGGTCAAGCGGATGGCGGAGAGGCTGCGACTCCAGAGACGCTGA
- a CDS encoding glycosyltransferase family 4 protein: MSKVLLVGKGAPDRGGIPTFLETLLHSRLAEEHELRFLNVAHAGMPQGGRATPANVRRTVRDVVAVWRAARGHDVVHIHSALSPAVTVVRASLLALAGRSRGCAVVVHAHGGNIRFWLTSPWRRTILRVAMLPVHRVVAVWTAGLELLQTVLPPERVALIDNGVPIEGSAASGSEPEHEPPRILYVGLLTPRKGVLDLLTASRLLIERGVAHELCLLGGTPDEGPAAEAEVRAALNDSVQLLGTRPREEMPAAFAAAEVLCLPSWWEAMPLSVLEAMAAGLPVVATDVGDVARAVVDGVTGYVVPSHDPESLAAALEPLLTDPDLRRRMGAAGRVQVTEMFSADVTAGAVSALYAELRGGPR; encoded by the coding sequence ATGAGCAAGGTACTGCTCGTCGGGAAGGGAGCCCCTGATCGCGGCGGCATCCCCACCTTCCTGGAGACCCTGCTGCACAGCAGGCTGGCCGAGGAACACGAACTGCGGTTCCTGAACGTGGCGCACGCAGGCATGCCGCAGGGCGGACGCGCGACTCCGGCCAACGTCCGCCGGACCGTCCGGGACGTCGTGGCGGTGTGGCGAGCCGCCCGAGGGCACGACGTCGTGCACATCCACTCCGCGCTGTCCCCCGCGGTGACGGTCGTCCGGGCGTCGCTGCTGGCACTGGCCGGGCGCAGCCGCGGCTGCGCCGTCGTGGTCCACGCGCACGGCGGCAACATCCGGTTCTGGCTCACCTCGCCGTGGCGGCGCACGATCCTGCGGGTGGCCATGCTGCCGGTGCACCGGGTCGTCGCGGTCTGGACCGCCGGGCTCGAGCTCTTGCAGACGGTCCTGCCCCCGGAGCGTGTCGCGCTGATCGACAACGGGGTGCCGATCGAGGGCAGTGCCGCTTCCGGGAGCGAGCCGGAGCACGAGCCGCCACGCATTCTCTATGTCGGGCTGCTGACCCCCCGCAAGGGCGTGCTGGACCTGCTGACCGCGTCACGACTGCTCATAGAGCGTGGTGTCGCACACGAGCTGTGCCTGCTCGGGGGCACGCCGGACGAGGGCCCGGCCGCCGAGGCCGAGGTGCGCGCGGCCCTGAACGATTCCGTGCAACTGCTCGGGACTCGGCCGCGGGAAGAGATGCCCGCTGCTTTCGCCGCTGCCGAAGTGCTCTGCCTGCCGTCGTGGTGGGAGGCGATGCCGCTCTCGGTCCTGGAGGCGATGGCCGCCGGACTGCCGGTGGTCGCCACGGATGTGGGCGACGTGGCGCGAGCGGTGGTCGACGGGGTCACCGGGTACGTGGTGCCCTCGCACGACCCCGAGTCGCTCGCCGCCGCGCTCGAGCCGCTGCTCACGGACCCGGACCTGCGACGGCGCATGGGGGCGGCCGGACGTGTGCAGGTGACGGAGATGTTCTCGGCGGACGTGACCGCAGGCGCGGTATCGGCGCTCTACGCCGAACTACGAGGAGGGCCCCGATGA
- a CDS encoding Ig-like domain-containing protein, producing the protein MLLVLATTAALCVSGLTWPGTAMGAVGVPVTYVGHSYASTVERPSENKPQSKLWYHDGAWWALMVSAGGTLVHIHQLMPDHSWQIASGQVDSRLNSTGDALWSARDSALYVASRADGSNLQVNRFSYDPVTRTWSSAAGFPVTVETGGGSESATIDQDSLGHLWVTYTRASRIWVAHSTNADRTQWTAGFHPNVPDIAIKSDDLSALIAFGTSIGVMWSDQQSGAFRFAIHDDGAGDGVWRVEDVPMAADDHINLKQLVGDTQGRIFAAIKTSADEAATASPGDTLVGVLTRTPGQNGVGSWALTPAGTIADDHTRPIIMIDATNQELYFFATAPGSGGDVYYKKSPLGSVAFPPGRGDRFVDTTAGVNNASGAKDPVTSETGMVILAVADGKKLYVHAEMELAGGGGGSTPVDPAPTVTATSPTANASEVPVGGNVSATFSEPVTGVSGSTFRLRDPSGAEIAASVAQGAGNQWILDPVTDLAAGTVYTATLTGGSSGIRDAANQSLSPDPVSWSFTTAAAAPADPAPTVIATTPVDGGSGLAVSANITATFSEPVEGVSKTTFTLKNTATGAAVSAGVSYNATSKVATLNPGSNLALGTQYTATLTGGPAAIRDAQNIALATMSWTFTTASGSGDTTAPTVKSRNPAVDATRISLGTNVQATFSEPVQGVETSFTLTNAATGAPVAAVVSRKDTTNTWILNPNANLAPDMRYTVTLTGGQTGVRDAANNALATVSWSFLTGPAPKVSARTPAVNATGMSRTGNVTATFSEPVQGVSGTTFTLRNTATGAVVTAAVAQNGTSNQWIVDPDATLPASTQFTVTITGGNTGVKDVAGNPLATVTWKFTTGL; encoded by the coding sequence GTGCTGCTGGTACTGGCGACCACTGCGGCGCTGTGCGTCAGCGGTCTCACGTGGCCCGGTACGGCCATGGGCGCCGTGGGAGTACCGGTCACCTACGTGGGCCACTCGTATGCCTCCACGGTGGAACGGCCGAGTGAGAACAAGCCGCAGAGCAAGCTCTGGTACCACGACGGCGCCTGGTGGGCCCTCATGGTCAGTGCCGGCGGCACTCTCGTCCACATCCACCAACTGATGCCCGATCACTCCTGGCAGATCGCCAGCGGCCAGGTCGACTCCCGGCTGAACAGCACCGGCGACGCGCTGTGGAGTGCCAGGGACAGCGCGCTGTACGTGGCCAGCCGCGCGGACGGCTCCAACCTGCAGGTGAACCGCTTCTCCTACGACCCGGTCACCCGGACATGGTCGTCCGCCGCGGGCTTCCCGGTGACCGTCGAGACCGGTGGCGGCTCGGAGTCGGCAACCATCGACCAGGATTCCCTCGGCCATCTGTGGGTCACCTACACCCGAGCGTCCCGGATCTGGGTGGCACATTCCACCAATGCCGACCGCACCCAGTGGACCGCCGGCTTCCACCCCAACGTGCCCGACATCGCGATCAAGTCCGACGACCTGTCCGCGTTGATCGCGTTCGGTACGAGCATCGGCGTCATGTGGTCGGACCAGCAATCCGGCGCCTTCCGCTTCGCGATCCACGACGACGGGGCCGGGGACGGCGTCTGGCGGGTGGAGGACGTGCCGATGGCCGCCGATGACCACATCAACCTCAAGCAACTGGTCGGCGATACGCAGGGCCGCATCTTTGCCGCGATCAAGACGTCGGCGGACGAGGCCGCCACGGCGTCGCCGGGTGACACCCTCGTCGGGGTCCTGACCCGGACGCCGGGGCAGAACGGCGTCGGCTCCTGGGCGCTGACGCCGGCCGGCACGATCGCCGACGATCACACCCGGCCGATCATCATGATCGATGCGACGAACCAGGAGCTGTACTTTTTCGCGACAGCGCCCGGTTCCGGCGGGGACGTCTACTACAAGAAATCCCCGCTGGGGTCCGTCGCGTTCCCGCCCGGCCGCGGGGATCGCTTCGTGGATACGACGGCCGGAGTGAACAACGCCTCCGGCGCCAAGGACCCGGTGACGAGCGAGACGGGGATGGTCATCCTCGCGGTCGCCGACGGTAAGAAGTTGTACGTGCATGCGGAGATGGAGCTGGCCGGGGGCGGTGGCGGTAGCACTCCCGTGGACCCCGCGCCGACCGTGACCGCGACCAGCCCGACGGCGAACGCGTCCGAGGTGCCGGTGGGGGGCAACGTCAGCGCTACCTTCAGCGAGCCGGTGACGGGCGTGTCCGGCTCCACCTTCCGGCTGAGAGATCCGTCCGGGGCCGAGATCGCCGCCTCGGTCGCGCAGGGTGCCGGCAACCAGTGGATCCTCGATCCGGTCACCGATCTGGCCGCCGGCACCGTCTACACCGCCACCCTGACCGGCGGCTCCAGTGGCATCCGGGACGCCGCCAACCAGTCCCTCAGCCCCGACCCGGTGAGCTGGAGTTTCACCACGGCAGCGGCCGCTCCTGCGGATCCGGCCCCGACGGTGATCGCCACGACCCCGGTGGACGGTGGCAGCGGGTTGGCAGTGTCGGCCAACATCACCGCCACGTTCAGCGAGCCCGTGGAGGGCGTCAGCAAGACCACGTTCACGCTGAAGAACACCGCCACCGGTGCCGCGGTGTCCGCCGGTGTCAGTTACAACGCCACCAGCAAGGTGGCCACGCTCAATCCCGGCTCCAACCTCGCGCTGGGCACTCAGTACACCGCTACCCTGACCGGCGGCCCGGCGGCCATCCGGGACGCCCAGAACATTGCCCTCGCCACCATGAGCTGGACGTTCACCACGGCCTCCGGTTCGGGGGACACGACCGCACCGACGGTCAAGAGCCGCAATCCCGCCGTGGACGCCACTCGGATCTCGTTGGGCACGAACGTGCAGGCAACCTTCAGCGAGCCCGTCCAGGGTGTGGAGACCAGCTTCACCCTCACGAACGCCGCGACCGGTGCGCCGGTCGCCGCGGTGGTGTCGCGCAAGGACACCACCAACACGTGGATCCTGAATCCGAATGCCAACCTGGCTCCGGACATGCGCTACACGGTCACCCTGACCGGGGGCCAGACCGGCGTCCGGGACGCGGCCAACAACGCCCTCGCCACCGTCAGCTGGTCTTTCCTCACCGGGCCGGCGCCGAAGGTGTCTGCTCGGACCCCAGCGGTGAACGCGACCGGCATGAGCCGCACCGGCAACGTCACGGCCACCTTCTCCGAGCCGGTGCAGGGGGTCAGCGGGACGACCTTCACCCTCAGGAACACCGCCACCGGAGCGGTGGTCACCGCTGCGGTCGCGCAGAACGGCACGTCGAACCAGTGGATCGTCGATCCGGACGCGACCCTCCCGGCGAGCACACAGTTCACGGTGACGATCACCGGCGGCAACACGGGTGTCAAGGACGTCGCCGGCAACCCGCTGGCGACGGTCACCTGGAAGTTCACCACCGGTCTGTAG
- a CDS encoding sugar transferase — protein sequence MNRIIRPLRPALGAGVSEAPAAPGARKVRLSGNTAREVHGTSTLGLVAPRRHRALARRLWIPGILLCADLVAFAAAMWLISSPSLKTFGVLVVILALFQTAGLYRPRLSLSVLDDAPAIVGRALAAGAAAMVIGGLDDGVVGTTRLLTCAVFAGFTVLTRMVAYSAIRFARRHGLTRRTLLLGAGAVAGSLATNLAAHPEYGLHPDGMLDDDPLLSEDERPVPLLGGYADLNRVLLEHSVDVVIVTYGSLREPLMVPLLRACDRLACEMLFVPRLYEVHTVTRETEVLWGMPLVRMRRAPFRTGAWTAKRVSDVVISAVVLMLLAPVMLACALASRAETGSVLYRQTRVGLAGQPFTLLKFCSLRPAAELEGTTRWNIGEDERLGPVGKILRRTSLDELPQLWNVLRGDMSLVGPRPERPFFVDEFTRQFPWYTARHRVPVGLTGWAQVHGLRGDTSIADRAHFDNFYIENWSLWGDIKILVRTAGQVLRAAGR from the coding sequence ATGAACCGCATCATCAGACCGCTCCGGCCTGCGCTGGGGGCGGGTGTCAGCGAGGCGCCCGCGGCGCCGGGGGCACGGAAGGTCCGGCTGTCCGGGAACACGGCGCGGGAGGTGCACGGGACGTCGACGCTCGGGCTCGTCGCGCCACGGCGGCACCGGGCCCTCGCCCGGCGGCTGTGGATCCCGGGCATCCTGCTGTGCGCCGATCTCGTCGCCTTCGCGGCGGCCATGTGGCTGATCTCCTCGCCGAGCCTCAAGACCTTCGGGGTGCTGGTCGTCATCCTGGCGCTCTTCCAGACCGCCGGTCTCTACCGGCCGAGGCTCTCGCTGTCGGTCCTCGACGATGCGCCGGCCATCGTCGGCCGGGCGCTCGCCGCGGGCGCCGCGGCGATGGTCATCGGCGGACTCGACGACGGAGTCGTGGGGACGACCCGGCTGCTCACCTGTGCCGTGTTCGCCGGGTTCACCGTGCTCACCCGGATGGTGGCTTACAGCGCCATCCGGTTCGCCCGTCGGCACGGGCTGACGCGGCGCACACTGCTCCTCGGAGCCGGTGCGGTCGCCGGCTCCCTTGCGACGAACCTGGCTGCGCATCCGGAGTACGGACTGCACCCCGACGGCATGCTCGATGACGACCCGTTGCTGTCCGAGGATGAGCGGCCCGTCCCGCTGTTGGGTGGTTACGCCGACCTCAACAGAGTGCTGCTGGAGCACTCGGTGGACGTCGTGATCGTCACCTACGGCTCTCTCCGCGAGCCGTTGATGGTTCCGCTGCTGCGCGCCTGCGACCGCCTGGCCTGCGAGATGCTCTTCGTGCCACGTCTCTACGAGGTGCACACGGTCACCAGGGAGACCGAGGTCCTCTGGGGCATGCCGCTGGTGCGGATGCGGCGTGCGCCGTTCCGAACCGGCGCCTGGACGGCGAAGCGGGTCAGTGACGTCGTCATCTCGGCGGTGGTGCTCATGCTCCTGGCGCCCGTCATGCTCGCGTGCGCGCTCGCGAGCCGCGCCGAGACGGGGTCCGTCCTGTACCGCCAGACGCGCGTCGGCCTCGCCGGCCAGCCATTCACGCTGCTGAAGTTCTGCTCGCTCCGGCCGGCTGCCGAGTTGGAGGGCACCACCCGGTGGAACATCGGCGAGGACGAGCGGCTCGGGCCGGTCGGCAAGATCCTCCGCCGTACGTCGCTGGACGAGCTGCCGCAGCTCTGGAACGTCCTCCGCGGCGACATGAGCCTCGTGGGCCCACGGCCGGAACGCCCGTTCTTCGTCGACGAGTTCACCCGCCAGTTCCCGTGGTACACGGCACGCCACCGCGTGCCCGTGGGGCTCACCGGCTGGGCGCAGGTCCATGGGCTCCGCGGCGATACCTCCATCGCGGACCGGGCCCACTTCGACAACTTCTACATCGAGAACTGGTCGTTGTGGGGTGACATCAAGATCCTGGTCCGGACGGCCGGTCAGGTGCTTCGGGCAGCAGGTCGCTGA
- a CDS encoding sulfotransferase family protein — protein sequence MSRTKVLSIVGPGRSGTTLLAGVLGEVDGVCNVGELRWLWHRGILQRRPCGCGRPPDECPVWSQVIAKLAMGSTETPAGVVAAQDELAARRHRLRVIRGATRADPDWSALQRVRAVTGQLIRAITDVTGARVIVDSSKRAQDAAVLAGLDEVDHYVVHIVRDPAAVAFSWQRRDKTVQVGDQVHTMTTRRLLPSLQRWSENALSAEVLRRCVPSERWMFLRYEDFVAAPRPTVSRLLAFLGEEENAPFVDEDSVVLGLQHTVAGNPNRFRVGRIRITLDDEWRSRMPRRRRLLVRALTWPLLLRYRYPVGDATARSRPTDPSARERQSPAEP from the coding sequence ATGAGTCGCACGAAGGTGCTGTCGATCGTCGGCCCCGGCCGAAGTGGGACCACCCTGCTCGCCGGTGTTCTCGGCGAGGTCGACGGCGTGTGCAACGTCGGGGAACTGCGGTGGCTCTGGCACCGGGGGATCCTGCAGCGCCGCCCCTGCGGGTGCGGACGGCCGCCGGACGAGTGTCCCGTCTGGTCCCAGGTCATCGCGAAGCTCGCGATGGGCAGCACCGAGACTCCCGCCGGGGTGGTCGCGGCGCAGGACGAGCTGGCGGCTCGCCGGCACCGGTTGCGCGTGATCCGTGGCGCGACGAGAGCGGACCCGGACTGGAGTGCGCTGCAGCGGGTGCGCGCCGTCACCGGGCAGCTGATCCGGGCGATCACCGACGTGACCGGAGCGCGGGTGATCGTGGACAGTTCCAAGCGGGCTCAGGACGCCGCCGTCCTCGCGGGTCTGGACGAGGTCGACCACTACGTGGTGCACATCGTGCGCGACCCGGCCGCGGTCGCCTTCTCGTGGCAACGGCGGGACAAGACCGTCCAGGTCGGGGACCAAGTCCACACGATGACCACCCGGCGACTGCTGCCCAGCCTGCAGCGCTGGTCGGAGAACGCTCTCAGCGCCGAGGTGCTGCGACGCTGCGTTCCCTCCGAGCGCTGGATGTTCCTGCGCTACGAGGACTTCGTGGCTGCCCCCCGGCCCACCGTCTCCCGGCTCCTCGCCTTCCTCGGGGAGGAGGAGAACGCGCCCTTCGTCGACGAGGACAGCGTCGTCCTGGGCCTCCAGCACACGGTGGCCGGCAACCCCAACCGGTTCCGCGTGGGCCGGATCCGGATCACCCTCGACGACGAGTGGAGGTCGCGGATGCCCCGGCGACGGCGGCTGCTCGTCCGCGCCCTCACTTGGCCCCTCCTGCTGCGCTACCGCTACCCGGTGGGTGACGCGACCGCCCGCTCCCGTCCGACGGATCCGTCAGCACGAGAGCGGCAGTCCCCGGCAGAGCCGTGA
- a CDS encoding O-antigen ligase family protein, with protein sequence MSTTLLVAVALSPLLVAYVVACIRDPLRYAMPPYAVLIPFSSLISIGPGAFGSVSSLLGVLLGLGLLVQLVTTRRGSAHISLAVPVWLAFLALCGFSLFWSVSPTDTTDGFAVLASLVVLFVALVLTRFDQTTLRRFENAILLGGVLVVGYGLAQLLFLGGLPTGEAGGARFGEDLLGANNQAASLLLPTAIAAGRTVAGAVTGRLVYGAVTLGLLFGVVMTGSRGGLLAVIVVVGAVVLFGVAPRASKIALMATATVLLTFVIVVNPGGIGERQLGKESTSGRSEIWAVGVYACRHYCLTGAGWGGFPTVYAEERASVAEAKVLRRGTAFEPHNVYLLALIEAGVLGLVLVLVGLGIAVVTALRLPPLMRGPPVGAILGTLVGSFFLSNLEYKFFWAVLIYVAVSGSVAAAARAGNVPCAPSQDRTLVAAGQDGR encoded by the coding sequence ATGTCGACGACGTTGCTGGTCGCGGTGGCTCTGTCGCCGCTCCTGGTCGCGTACGTCGTCGCCTGCATCCGCGACCCGTTGCGCTACGCGATGCCGCCCTACGCGGTCCTCATCCCCTTCAGCTCCCTGATCTCGATCGGGCCCGGGGCGTTCGGGTCGGTGTCGTCGCTGCTGGGGGTCCTCCTCGGGCTCGGACTGCTCGTGCAGCTGGTCACGACGCGTCGCGGGAGCGCCCACATCTCGCTCGCGGTGCCGGTCTGGCTGGCCTTCCTCGCACTGTGCGGGTTCTCGCTGTTCTGGAGCGTGTCGCCGACGGACACCACCGACGGTTTCGCGGTCCTGGCGAGCCTGGTGGTGCTCTTCGTCGCCCTGGTCCTGACCCGGTTCGACCAGACGACGCTGCGGCGCTTCGAGAACGCGATCCTGCTGGGCGGCGTCCTGGTCGTCGGCTACGGCCTCGCGCAACTCCTGTTCCTCGGCGGCCTGCCGACGGGCGAGGCCGGTGGGGCGCGCTTCGGCGAGGACCTGCTGGGCGCCAACAACCAGGCCGCTTCACTCCTCCTCCCCACGGCGATCGCGGCCGGGCGGACCGTGGCGGGAGCGGTCACCGGGCGGCTGGTGTACGGCGCCGTGACGCTGGGGTTGCTGTTCGGCGTCGTCATGACCGGGTCCCGCGGCGGGCTGCTCGCCGTGATCGTCGTCGTCGGGGCGGTCGTGCTGTTCGGTGTCGCGCCGCGTGCCTCGAAGATCGCGCTGATGGCGACCGCCACGGTGCTGCTCACCTTCGTCATCGTGGTGAACCCCGGCGGTATCGGCGAGCGCCAGCTCGGCAAGGAATCGACGTCCGGGCGGTCTGAGATCTGGGCAGTGGGGGTGTACGCCTGCCGCCACTACTGCCTCACCGGGGCGGGGTGGGGCGGGTTCCCGACCGTCTACGCCGAGGAACGGGCGTCGGTCGCGGAGGCCAAGGTCCTCCGGCGGGGAACGGCCTTCGAACCGCACAACGTCTACCTCCTCGCGCTGATCGAGGCCGGTGTGCTGGGCCTCGTCCTGGTCCTCGTCGGGCTGGGGATCGCCGTCGTGACGGCGCTGCGCCTGCCGCCGCTGATGCGGGGCCCGCCCGTGGGCGCCATCCTCGGCACCCTGGTGGGGTCGTTCTTCCTCTCCAACCTCGAGTACAAGTTCTTCTGGGCGGTGCTCATCTACGTCGCTGTCTCGGGATCGGTCGCCGCGGCGGCGCGTGCGGGGAATGTCCCTTGTGCGCCGTCGCAGGACCGCACCCTCGTGGCAGCGGGACAGGACGGTCGTTAG
- a CDS encoding sulfotransferase family protein, producing MLGRPMFVIGTMRSGSTLFRLILDAHPHISISEETGFMGALAATKTIPNWKHGAGWYERIGWTEDEFDARLREFYSGLFERHARVQGKQRWGEKTPFHAQHMAQMATVFPDAVFVGIVRHPGAVVHSLMRKFHYAVEDAVTYWDDTNKEILQRGLELGGDRFALLRYEDLVAEPEATLRELVDWLGEPWSDDLLRHNDVQAARGAPRLSAGTTRTRDPIMTELADRWAEALQGEELDLLVQRTGPLAAFFGYDPERPGAPGPLVLPDSEGRSRLLTGAALADKQRGSHAVPLDDRAEAVIMPDMNPAELAKRLQQAEAALRRVRSRRAVRWSDALRRAQRRAAGLPDELRGAVGKAGRGPTARERG from the coding sequence ATGCTGGGACGTCCGATGTTCGTCATCGGCACCATGAGGTCGGGGAGCACGCTGTTCCGACTCATACTTGATGCTCACCCGCACATCTCCATCAGCGAGGAGACCGGCTTCATGGGCGCCCTCGCGGCGACCAAGACGATCCCGAACTGGAAGCACGGCGCCGGGTGGTACGAGCGGATCGGGTGGACCGAGGACGAGTTCGACGCCCGTCTCCGCGAGTTCTACTCCGGCCTGTTCGAGCGGCACGCACGAGTCCAGGGCAAGCAGCGATGGGGTGAGAAGACCCCGTTCCACGCCCAGCACATGGCCCAGATGGCGACCGTGTTCCCGGACGCGGTCTTCGTCGGGATCGTGCGCCATCCCGGCGCGGTCGTGCACTCCCTCATGCGCAAGTTCCACTACGCCGTCGAGGACGCCGTGACGTACTGGGACGACACGAACAAGGAGATCCTCCAGCGTGGGCTGGAGCTCGGCGGTGACCGGTTCGCCCTGCTCCGCTACGAGGACCTCGTCGCCGAGCCCGAGGCCACCTTGCGAGAGCTGGTCGACTGGCTGGGCGAGCCCTGGTCGGATGACCTGCTGCGCCACAACGACGTCCAGGCCGCTCGCGGGGCGCCGCGGCTCTCGGCCGGTACCACTCGCACGCGTGACCCCATCATGACCGAGCTCGCCGACCGGTGGGCCGAAGCGCTGCAGGGGGAGGAGCTGGACCTGCTCGTGCAGCGCACGGGGCCGCTGGCCGCCTTCTTCGGCTACGACCCGGAGCGGCCGGGCGCTCCCGGGCCGCTGGTCCTCCCCGACTCGGAGGGCCGGAGCCGGTTGCTCACCGGTGCCGCACTCGCGGACAAGCAGCGCGGATCCCACGCCGTGCCGCTCGATGATCGCGCCGAGGCGGTGATCATGCCGGACATGAACCCGGCCGAGCTCGCCAAGCGCCTCCAGCAGGCCGAAGCCGCCCTCAGGAGGGTCCGATCCCGTCGCGCCGTGCGCTGGAGCGACGCCTTGCGGCGGGCACAGCGCCGTGCTGCCGGGCTGCCCGACGAGCTGCGGGGAGCCGTCGGCAAGGCCGGGCGCGGACCGACGGCACGCGAGCGCGGGTAG